A part of Helicobacter fennelliae genomic DNA contains:
- the pheT gene encoding phenylalanine--tRNA ligase subunit beta, with product MVISTSNLSYFIDISHIQIEDMCEKLNSIGIEVESMRQIQIPQKVVVGRVVSKNPHPNADKLNICQVDVGNQTFQIVCGAQNVQKDQYVALALEGAELPVQNNKQDNKTQEQKTQDKKTKDKKDSPLAHTLTIKKTTLRGVESCGMICSSSELGLEKINDGIMVLDSSIGELELGKPLCEYEFFNQYLIEVSLTPNRGDCLCILGIARELACVYNLSITLPSEEEYGLVFGIGRALNLSVEGCLKSYLLYKAIEVQEISMALHIQLILAYNGILKSNPIQNYKNFITYLSGVLFNIYPISNDTQTPITLKIKKDENELESVYDSAGHKLSEIGIKSYVDESKIVAFPALLIVEASYAEPEIISKALFHKHIPHDKDITYRSTRGSNPELLIGMNLFCSILNTYTQCSIYSGYQEVEMTQESQRHYVNMTFNMISQIIGKEVEKEKIALILKQLNFKIDADGDGVFFRITPPPYRHDIYSPQDVAEEFLRIYGIKNIPSTPYSSIQKRGINKTLLAYQNKRDLATRAIAQGFFETIHYVFYQRSKLVEWGFEVLEEGLDLKNPITNELNTLRTSLIPGLFDSVVRNQNFGYKSIKMFEIGSVYNRKREESQHMSFVVSGFKTQESYPYPKGEKWDFYSFAQTISHIIGDFELSAPKEIPTFAHPYQYADIILGSVRIGFIGRLHPKFAQTLDIQGAFFAQIDTFNFKILQSMKPYSKLHSNQRDLTIVIDKDIPFHQIKSRILDSAPLYLKAIYPLDVYEDKDFALTLRAVFQPQDISLTEEQIAGFMEQILHILESEFNAKLKI from the coding sequence ATGGTTATTTCTACATCGAATTTATCGTATTTTATTGATATTTCACATATTCAGATTGAGGATATGTGCGAAAAGCTAAATAGCATTGGGATTGAAGTAGAATCTATGCGACAGATTCAGATTCCACAAAAAGTCGTTGTAGGGCGCGTTGTCTCTAAGAATCCTCACCCAAACGCCGATAAGCTTAATATTTGTCAAGTTGATGTTGGGAATCAGACTTTTCAGATCGTCTGTGGCGCGCAAAATGTGCAAAAAGATCAATATGTCGCTTTGGCACTTGAGGGCGCAGAGCTTCCAGTGCAAAATAACAAACAAGATAACAAAACCCAAGAGCAAAAAACGCAAGATAAAAAAACAAAAGATAAAAAAGACAGCCCTTTAGCACATACACTCACGATCAAAAAAACGACTCTAAGGGGCGTTGAAAGTTGCGGAATGATTTGCTCTTCAAGTGAATTAGGACTTGAAAAAATCAATGATGGCATTATGGTTTTAGATTCTAGTATCGGCGAGCTAGAGCTTGGCAAGCCATTATGTGAATATGAGTTTTTTAATCAATATCTCATAGAAGTTTCTTTAACGCCAAATCGTGGGGATTGTTTGTGTATTTTGGGGATTGCAAGAGAGCTTGCTTGTGTGTATAATCTCTCAATAACCCTGCCAAGCGAGGAAGAATATGGTTTGGTTTTTGGTATTGGGCGGGCGTTGAATCTATCGGTTGAAGGGTGCTTGAAGTCGTATTTGCTCTATAAAGCCATTGAGGTTCAAGAGATTTCTATGGCATTGCATATACAGCTTATCCTCGCATATAATGGAATCCTAAAGTCAAACCCAATCCAAAATTATAAAAACTTCATCACTTATCTAAGCGGTGTTTTGTTTAATATCTATCCAATCTCAAACGATACACAAACGCCAATCACACTCAAAATCAAAAAAGATGAAAACGAACTAGAATCTGTCTATGATAGCGCGGGACATAAGCTTTCAGAGATTGGCATAAAAAGCTATGTTGATGAAAGCAAGATTGTAGCATTTCCAGCACTTTTGATTGTTGAGGCAAGTTATGCAGAGCCAGAGATTATCTCAAAAGCATTGTTTCATAAGCACATACCACATGATAAAGACATCACTTATCGCTCGACACGAGGAAGTAATCCAGAGCTTCTTATCGGTATGAATCTTTTTTGCTCTATTTTAAATACATATACACAATGCTCGATTTATTCGGGGTATCAAGAAGTCGAGATGACACAAGAGAGCCAAAGGCATTATGTCAATATGACTTTTAATATGATCTCACAAATCATCGGCAAAGAAGTTGAAAAAGAAAAAATAGCCTTGATTCTCAAGCAATTAAATTTCAAAATCGATGCTGATGGTGATGGGGTATTTTTTAGGATTACGCCACCTCCTTATAGGCATGATATTTATTCTCCGCAAGATGTCGCCGAGGAGTTTTTGCGTATTTATGGGATCAAAAACATTCCTTCAACGCCTTATTCTAGCATACAAAAACGAGGCATAAATAAAACTCTGCTTGCATATCAAAACAAACGCGATTTGGCTACAAGAGCGATAGCACAAGGATTTTTTGAGACGATACATTATGTGTTTTATCAGCGATCAAAGCTTGTAGAATGGGGATTTGAAGTGCTAGAAGAAGGGCTTGATCTCAAAAACCCTATCACAAATGAGCTCAATACATTAAGAACGAGCTTGATTCCGGGGCTTTTTGATTCTGTTGTGCGGAATCAAAATTTTGGCTACAAAAGTATCAAAATGTTTGAGATTGGAAGTGTATATAATCGCAAACGAGAGGAATCTCAGCATATGAGCTTTGTTGTGAGTGGATTCAAAACACAAGAGTCATATCCGTATCCTAAGGGCGAAAAATGGGATTTTTATTCATTTGCGCAAACAATCTCACATATCATCGGGGACTTTGAGCTTAGCGCACCTAAGGAGATTCCGACATTTGCGCACCCATATCAATACGCAGATATTATTTTAGGTTCTGTGCGGATTGGATTTATCGGCAGACTCCACCCCAAATTTGCCCAAACGCTTGATATACAAGGAGCGTTTTTTGCGCAGATTGACACGTTTAATTTCAAGATTTTGCAATCTATGAAGCCATATTCTAAGCTTCATTCAAATCAAAGAGATTTGACAATTGTGATTGATAAAGATATTCCATTTCATCAGATTAAATCGCGCATTTTAGATTCTGCTCCGCTGTATCTTAAGGCGATTTATCCGCTTGATGTGTATGAGGATAAGGATTTTGCGCTTACGCTTAGAGCAGTATTTCAGCCACAAGATATAAGCTTGACAGAAGAGCAAATCGCAGGCTTTATGGAGCAAATACTCCATATCCTAGAATCTGAATTTAACGCAAAACTTAAAATCTAA
- the pheS gene encoding phenylalanine--tRNA ligase subunit alpha, with product MENLLQELQGAQTLEALESIRIKALGKKGIITEQFVQLKTLTGEEKKHLAQNLNIMREKFESTYNHKKQSLEGKRLAQELQNEKIDVSLFSLNAKRSIGHPIHYIKDKIIQYFVSMGYELCEGPLIEDDFHNFQALNLPEYHPARDMQDTFYFNDLKLLRTHTSPVQIRTMLSQKPPIKMICPGETFRRDYDVTHSPMFHQIEGLVVDEEGKVSFSHLKYILEDFLNYMFGDVKVRFRSSFFPFTEPSAEVDISCVFCHQKGCRVCSHTGWLEVLGCGIVDDNVFKAVGYENVSGYAFGLGIERITMLSLGINDLRSFFETDLRLLEQF from the coding sequence ATGGAGAATCTATTACAAGAGTTGCAAGGTGCGCAGACATTAGAGGCATTAGAATCTATCCGCATTAAAGCATTAGGCAAAAAGGGCATTATCACCGAGCAGTTTGTGCAGCTAAAAACCCTCACAGGCGAGGAAAAAAAGCATTTAGCCCAGAATCTTAATATAATGAGAGAAAAGTTTGAATCCACTTATAATCACAAAAAGCAAAGCTTAGAAGGTAAGCGACTCGCACAAGAATTGCAAAATGAAAAAATAGATGTGAGTCTTTTTAGTCTGAATGCAAAACGAAGCATAGGACACCCTATCCATTACATCAAAGATAAAATTATCCAATATTTTGTGAGTATGGGATATGAGCTTTGCGAGGGTCCGCTTATCGAAGATGATTTTCATAATTTTCAAGCACTCAACCTTCCTGAATACCACCCAGCAAGAGATATGCAAGATACTTTTTATTTTAACGATTTAAAACTTTTGCGCACACACACTTCACCTGTGCAAATCCGCACTATGCTTTCGCAAAAACCGCCTATCAAAATGATCTGCCCAGGCGAGACATTTAGGCGGGATTATGATGTAACGCACTCGCCTATGTTTCATCAGATTGAGGGGTTGGTTGTCGATGAGGAGGGCAAGGTTAGCTTTTCGCATCTCAAATATATTTTGGAGGATTTTTTAAATTATATGTTTGGTGATGTCAAAGTGAGATTCCGATCGTCTTTTTTCCCTTTCACGGAGCCAAGCGCAGAAGTGGATATTTCTTGTGTGTTTTGCCACCAAAAAGGTTGCAGAGTATGCTCGCATACTGGTTGGCTTGAGGTTTTGGGCTGTGGGATTGTTGATGATAATGTATTTAAGGCAGTGGGCTATGAGAATGTCAGCGGTTATGCGTTTGGGCTAGGGATTGAGCGCATTACGATGTTAAGCCTTGGGATTAATGATTTGCGAAGTTTTTTTGAGACAGATTTGAGACTATTGGAGCAGTTTTAA